A DNA window from Streptomyces canus contains the following coding sequences:
- a CDS encoding site-specific integrase has product MGANDRWTVDFYDMVEAVPYDLLEEFLWFGDLYERAARNGARHGTPILNSPTGHADPRINLFFRTGSMAGASVKTMRRYAYSLAVWLTFLHVFGRRWDEATPGDVEAFKDWRITDVRNDERVKGTSFDTDRAALNCFYTWAGPRYRTINPVSSVPRQAHASTKPSALVDQGGKPLARNGRDPLRPAGSRRRQVKWLLLSGYEQWRNIGLRGYGFDGLRRPGWRGYNEDRDVAFVDGLYGTGLRLQEWASILDIELPFGAKGRYLRAWLAAACIKGAPDEGRYYRIPRRVLMDSMASYMDEVEGSRTEVIRRAQRAGRYDRLPGVRIVTGYSARTRELHIESASGGSVPQSLDVLGPDERLRLFRRTPNGLEPLAVWLSHDGLPKKVGGWEDTFRDANERIADLWADLSAEELTPEQRERRRSQCPVWARAHMLRHSFALRWYLVLSMVWQPHLDGYTDEQLKDLRDQFGDVWYALSILMGHSHPDTTRDHYLAPFTGLHVDYLMALLDEDEQTALEALVRTAVAATGVVRTAVEVTR; this is encoded by the coding sequence ATGGGGGCGAACGATCGCTGGACCGTCGACTTCTACGACATGGTTGAAGCTGTTCCGTATGACCTGCTTGAGGAGTTCCTATGGTTCGGTGACCTGTACGAGCGGGCAGCTCGTAACGGGGCCCGCCACGGCACGCCGATTCTGAACTCCCCTACAGGTCATGCGGACCCGAGGATCAACCTCTTCTTCCGCACCGGCTCGATGGCGGGCGCGTCGGTGAAGACGATGCGGCGGTACGCCTACTCCCTCGCGGTGTGGCTGACCTTCCTTCACGTCTTCGGCCGCCGCTGGGACGAGGCGACGCCTGGTGACGTTGAGGCGTTCAAGGACTGGCGGATCACCGACGTCCGCAATGACGAGCGGGTCAAGGGCACGAGCTTCGACACCGACCGTGCGGCCCTCAACTGCTTCTACACCTGGGCGGGCCCCCGTTACCGGACGATCAACCCGGTGTCCTCCGTGCCCCGCCAAGCGCATGCGTCCACGAAGCCATCCGCCCTGGTTGACCAGGGCGGAAAGCCGCTGGCCAGAAACGGGCGTGACCCCTTGAGGCCGGCGGGCAGCCGCAGGCGCCAGGTGAAGTGGCTGCTGCTCAGCGGCTACGAGCAGTGGCGCAACATCGGGCTGCGCGGCTACGGGTTCGACGGCCTGCGACGCCCGGGATGGCGCGGGTACAACGAGGACCGGGATGTCGCGTTCGTCGATGGCCTGTATGGCACCGGGCTGCGGCTCCAGGAGTGGGCCAGCATTCTCGACATCGAGCTGCCGTTCGGCGCGAAGGGGCGGTATCTGCGGGCCTGGCTGGCCGCCGCGTGCATCAAGGGCGCGCCGGACGAGGGCCGTTACTACCGGATTCCGCGCCGCGTGTTGATGGACTCGATGGCCTCGTACATGGACGAGGTGGAGGGATCGCGAACCGAGGTGATCCGCCGGGCCCAGCGGGCCGGGCGCTACGACCGCTTGCCCGGGGTGCGGATCGTGACAGGCTACAGTGCGCGTACGCGGGAGCTGCACATCGAGTCGGCATCCGGAGGCTCGGTGCCGCAGTCCCTGGACGTGCTTGGTCCCGACGAGCGCTTACGGCTGTTCCGCAGGACGCCCAATGGTCTGGAGCCGCTCGCGGTGTGGCTCTCGCACGACGGATTGCCGAAGAAGGTCGGAGGCTGGGAGGACACCTTCCGGGACGCCAACGAGCGCATCGCCGATCTGTGGGCCGACCTTTCGGCAGAAGAGCTGACGCCCGAGCAGCGCGAGCGCCGCCGGTCACAGTGCCCTGTGTGGGCCCGCGCCCATATGCTCCGCCACTCGTTCGCCCTGCGCTGGTACCTGGTGCTGTCCATGGTGTGGCAGCCGCATCTGGACGGATACACCGACGAGCAGCTCAAGGACCTTCGCGACCAGTTCGGTGACGTCTGGTACGCCCTGTCGATTTTGATGGGCCACAGTCACCCGGACACGACGCGCGATCACTATCTGGCGCCGTTCACCGGGCTCCACGTCGACTACCTGATGGCGCTGCTGGACGAGGACGAGCAGACGGCACTGGAGGCTCTCGTCCGGACCGCCGTCGCCGCCACCGGGGTGGTCCGGACAGCAGTGGAGGTTACCCGATGA
- a CDS encoding integrase, with protein sequence MTTAAAFRAAPDGIWPAADTVILRNRSLRAGTDLKTLSRFGDPVWHVKPAHPDAHLNVSPLTWEHYPSDFQLPFKTFFLAALDHPYPSNPIIVQRGNERPSVSTFDYWFMDLQVFAEWLVGTGISRLCDVTEHHLDAYRAYVLALARKPGRKVDILAAVRTLWLYGTHLPSEGRLATGYPWPRASDDLKVPSGGRANKTPRIAPATMTALLAWALHVIEVVGPDVRDAWVAHHQMLAGTHASQAEFHGLSKSERIARYITRCRREGTPLPGHRTENEQRDINFSAIQRMLHVLTITARQKRTLRESGLPIAEDTYVEQITGILDGRPWQDSPIAVSELRNLIRMVAAACFVTICYLSGARPGEVLNLRPGCRDTDEETGELLIVGRRGKGYDRASLPELPDTAEEDDQRLWVVVAPVHEAIALLESLGDYPFLFPASFTNPHTTRPNDFNARQSEMINRDLEDFVEWINDTFSSPDAEVPIPPDPTKHLHASRFRRTLAYFIVRRPRGLVAAALQYAHVHTKVTLSYAGRDDSSWMDDIQLETLEMVLEQNDEDARLLDTGEHVSGPAADEYRHRVRRRARFAGRVVTAGRSVERLLDQANPNIHHGEAMTCVWRLETAACRKARLEAGLPAEDGPNEAECRSSCTNLAYTDRNIIEQRLLHKRWEAAAADRLSPRPLRDRAAALAESSRTVIEAHHASPPDPNPVTKEP encoded by the coding sequence ATGACCACCGCCGCCGCCTTTCGCGCGGCACCGGACGGCATATGGCCGGCCGCCGACACCGTGATCCTCCGCAACCGGTCCCTGCGCGCCGGAACTGACCTGAAGACCTTGTCCCGCTTCGGCGACCCCGTCTGGCACGTCAAGCCGGCGCACCCCGATGCGCACCTGAACGTCTCGCCCCTGACCTGGGAGCACTACCCGTCCGACTTCCAACTTCCCTTCAAGACGTTCTTCCTCGCAGCGCTCGACCACCCCTACCCGAGCAATCCGATCATCGTGCAGCGCGGCAACGAGCGCCCGAGCGTCTCGACGTTCGACTACTGGTTCATGGACCTGCAGGTCTTCGCGGAGTGGCTCGTCGGGACGGGCATCTCGCGCTTGTGTGACGTCACCGAGCACCACCTTGACGCCTACCGCGCCTACGTCCTTGCCCTGGCGCGCAAGCCAGGGCGGAAGGTGGACATTCTGGCCGCGGTGCGCACCCTGTGGCTGTACGGCACGCACCTGCCGTCCGAGGGACGGCTGGCCACCGGTTATCCCTGGCCCCGCGCATCCGACGATCTCAAGGTCCCTTCCGGAGGCCGGGCCAACAAGACGCCGCGGATCGCACCGGCGACCATGACCGCGCTCCTCGCCTGGGCGCTGCACGTCATCGAGGTGGTCGGCCCGGACGTCCGCGACGCCTGGGTCGCACACCACCAGATGCTCGCCGGGACGCACGCCTCGCAGGCCGAATTCCACGGTCTGTCGAAGAGTGAACGCATCGCGCGGTACATCACGCGCTGCCGACGAGAGGGAACCCCGCTGCCGGGGCACCGTACGGAGAACGAGCAGCGGGACATCAACTTCTCGGCCATCCAGCGAATGCTTCATGTCCTGACGATCACCGCCAGACAGAAGCGCACCCTGCGGGAGTCGGGCCTGCCCATAGCCGAGGACACCTACGTCGAGCAGATCACGGGCATCCTTGACGGTCGACCATGGCAGGACTCGCCCATCGCCGTTTCCGAGCTGCGCAATCTCATCCGCATGGTGGCTGCCGCCTGCTTCGTGACGATCTGTTACCTCAGCGGGGCGCGGCCCGGGGAGGTGCTCAACCTGCGGCCCGGCTGCCGGGACACCGACGAGGAGACCGGAGAACTGCTGATCGTCGGCCGCCGAGGCAAAGGCTACGACCGCGCCTCCCTCCCGGAGCTCCCGGATACCGCGGAAGAAGACGATCAGCGGCTATGGGTCGTCGTCGCCCCGGTGCACGAGGCCATCGCCTTACTGGAGAGCCTCGGCGACTACCCCTTCTTGTTCCCCGCCAGCTTCACCAACCCCCACACCACGAGGCCCAACGACTTCAACGCCCGGCAGAGCGAGATGATCAACAGGGATCTGGAGGACTTCGTGGAGTGGATCAACGACACCTTCAGCAGTCCCGATGCCGAGGTGCCGATCCCTCCGGACCCGACGAAGCACCTGCACGCCTCACGTTTCCGAAGGACATTGGCGTACTTCATCGTCCGCCGCCCTCGCGGACTGGTGGCCGCCGCACTGCAGTACGCCCATGTCCACACCAAGGTAACCCTGAGCTACGCAGGCCGGGATGATTCGTCCTGGATGGACGACATCCAGCTGGAGACCCTGGAGATGGTGCTGGAACAGAATGACGAGGACGCGCGCCTGCTGGACACCGGCGAACACGTCTCGGGCCCCGCTGCCGACGAGTACCGCCACCGCGTACGCAGACGCGCCCGGTTCGCCGGACGAGTCGTCACCGCTGGCAGGAGTGTCGAGCGGCTGCTCGACCAGGCCAATCCGAACATCCACCACGGCGAGGCCATGACCTGCGTGTGGCGGCTCGAGACCGCCGCCTGCCGCAAGGCGCGGCTGGAAGCTGGCCTGCCGGCCGAAGACGGTCCCAACGAGGCGGAATGCCGGTCGAGCTGCACCAACCTCGCCTACACGGACAGGAACATCATTGAGCAGCGGCTCCTCCACAAGCGGTGGGAGGCTGCGGCAGCCGACCGGCTGAGCCCGCGTCCCCTGCGGGACCGGGCTGCCGCGCTGGCGGAGAGCAGCCGGACCGTCATCGAGGCCCACCACGCGAGCCCGCCCGATCCCAACCCCGTGACGAAGGAGCCGTGA
- a CDS encoding transposase, giving the protein MAGALGYHSTDPDRGARLCFHLKPGSYDTAGLIEVLEQVKVFYRGERVVLVWDGLSAHWSRAMRAWVAEQDWLTLERLPAYAPELNPVELLWSSLKKRELANLAGDHLADVADATEQGIHRINANPRLPWSFLAHTGLTIRPPHPPNLRKDQ; this is encoded by the coding sequence ATGGCCGGAGCCTTGGGCTACCACTCCACCGACCCCGATCGCGGGGCCCGCCTGTGCTTCCACCTCAAGCCCGGCAGCTACGACACCGCCGGGCTCATCGAGGTCCTGGAGCAGGTGAAGGTGTTCTACCGCGGCGAGCGAGTGGTCCTGGTCTGGGACGGCCTGTCCGCCCACTGGAGCCGGGCGATGCGGGCCTGGGTCGCCGAACAGGACTGGCTCACCCTGGAACGATTACCCGCCTACGCTCCCGAGCTGAACCCGGTGGAACTGCTGTGGTCCTCGCTCAAGAAGCGTGAACTCGCCAACCTCGCCGGCGACCACCTCGCCGATGTCGCCGACGCCACCGAGCAAGGCATCCACCGCATCAACGCCAACCCCCGACTGCCATGGTCATTCCTCGCCCATACCGGCCTGACCATCCGCCCACCACACCCACCGAACTTACGAAAAGATCAGTAG
- a CDS encoding winged helix-turn-helix domain-containing protein: MSNAEIARAVGVCAESVRRWRRVWEQDGASGLRRRAATGRPPKLDDTQVEMVRAALEQGAQAHGFEADLWTLERVRAVVTRATGVVLSRASVWRLLTGWLGWSLQRPERRAVERDESEIARWIAHEWPRIKKGP, from the coding sequence GTGTCGAATGCGGAGATCGCGAGGGCGGTGGGGGTGTGTGCCGAGAGCGTGCGGCGTTGGCGGCGGGTGTGGGAGCAAGACGGTGCTTCGGGCCTGCGGAGACGGGCAGCCACCGGACGCCCACCCAAGCTGGACGACACCCAGGTCGAGATGGTCCGGGCCGCGTTGGAGCAAGGTGCCCAGGCTCATGGTTTCGAGGCCGACCTGTGGACCCTGGAACGAGTCCGCGCGGTCGTCACCCGGGCAACGGGGGTGGTGTTGTCGAGGGCGTCGGTGTGGCGGCTGCTGACCGGCTGGCTCGGATGGAGCCTGCAACGGCCCGAGCGGCGGGCGGTCGAGCGGGACGAGTCGGAGATCGCCCGCTGGATCGCGCACGAGTGGCCGCGCATCAAAAAGGGGCCGTGA
- a CDS encoding ABC transporter ATP-binding protein, producing MPEEGTAIRLQSLRKSFGQVEAVSGVDLEIRDGEFFSMLGPSGSGKTTVLRMIAGFEPATSGTVELEGKDVTRLAPFERDVNTVFQDYALFPHMTLEQNVAYGLKIRKVPKAQRLERAREALANVRLEGFGKRRPSQLSGGQRQRVALARALVNRPKVLLLDEPLGALDLKLREEMQVELKALQREVGITFVFVTHDQDEALTMSDRIAVFNQGRIEQVGTPAEVYERPATAFVAGFVGTSNLLTGEAAQKVVGAAGTYSVRPEKIHLLDSPDALGKAGDGHTSAIGTVAEVVYLGDATRFIVDLDAGGRLTALQQNKETSSDEVAAYRGTRVRLQWHERHNFRVADPQ from the coding sequence ATGCCCGAGGAAGGAACAGCCATCCGGCTCCAGAGCTTGCGCAAGTCCTTCGGCCAGGTGGAAGCGGTCTCCGGGGTGGACCTGGAGATCCGCGACGGAGAGTTCTTCTCCATGCTGGGCCCCTCGGGCTCCGGCAAGACCACTGTCCTGCGAATGATCGCCGGATTCGAGCCCGCCACCAGCGGAACCGTCGAACTGGAGGGCAAGGACGTCACCCGCCTCGCGCCCTTCGAGCGGGACGTCAACACCGTCTTCCAGGACTACGCCCTCTTCCCGCACATGACGCTTGAACAGAACGTTGCGTACGGACTCAAAATCCGCAAGGTACCCAAGGCGCAACGCCTGGAACGTGCCCGTGAGGCACTGGCGAACGTACGCCTCGAAGGCTTCGGCAAGCGCCGCCCGTCCCAGCTGTCCGGCGGCCAGCGGCAGCGCGTCGCGCTCGCCCGCGCCCTGGTCAACCGCCCCAAGGTGCTGCTGCTCGACGAGCCGCTGGGCGCCCTGGACCTCAAACTCCGCGAGGAGATGCAAGTCGAGCTCAAGGCGTTGCAGCGCGAGGTCGGCATCACCTTCGTCTTCGTCACCCACGACCAGGACGAGGCGCTGACCATGAGCGACCGGATCGCGGTGTTCAACCAGGGCCGGATCGAGCAGGTAGGCACCCCGGCCGAGGTGTACGAACGCCCCGCCACCGCCTTCGTCGCGGGCTTTGTCGGCACGTCGAACCTGCTGACAGGCGAGGCGGCGCAGAAGGTGGTCGGCGCGGCCGGCACCTACAGCGTCCGCCCCGAGAAGATCCACCTCCTGGACAGCCCGGACGCCCTGGGCAAGGCCGGGGACGGGCACACCAGCGCCATCGGCACCGTCGCCGAAGTTGTCTATCTCGGCGACGCGACCCGCTTCATCGTCGACCTCGACGCCGGCGGCCGGCTCACCGCCCTGCAGCAGAACAAGGAGACCTCGTCCGACGAGGTCGCCGCCTACCGAGGCACCCGGGTCCGCCTGCAGTGGCACGAGCGTCACAACTTCCGCGTCGCGGACCCGCAGTGA
- a CDS encoding ABC transporter substrate-binding protein, translating to MRLIRTLGCTAALGALTLATACGGSSTSTNSDGTFAPPKLTAQKTLGKGEGEVNLIAWAGYAEDGSNDKSVDWVHPFEEQTGCKVNTKTAGTSDEMVSLMKTGQYDAVSASGDASLRLIASGDAAPVNTDLVPNYKNLFSGLKTQKWNSVGGVAYGIPHGRGANLLMYRTDKVSPAPTSWSAVFDKSSAYKGHVTAYDSAIYIADAALYLSKTKPSLGIKNPYALDQKQFDAAVALLKTQNANIGEYWSDYLKEISAFKSGDSVVGTSWQVIANLAQAEKAKVKAILPSEGATGWSDTWMISAKAKHPNCAYQWMNWIVSPKVNAQVAEWFGEAPANSKSCALTSDQSFCTTYHAADETYWKQVHFWTTPIQQCLDGRTDVKCVPYAKWVQAWTEIKG from the coding sequence GTGCGACTGATACGCACCCTCGGCTGTACCGCCGCCCTCGGCGCCCTCACCCTGGCCACTGCCTGCGGCGGCTCCTCGACGTCCACCAACAGCGACGGCACTTTTGCGCCGCCCAAGCTGACGGCACAGAAGACCCTCGGCAAGGGCGAGGGCGAGGTCAACCTGATCGCCTGGGCCGGTTACGCCGAGGACGGATCCAACGACAAGTCCGTCGACTGGGTCCACCCGTTCGAGGAGCAGACCGGCTGCAAGGTCAACACCAAGACCGCCGGAACCTCCGACGAGATGGTCAGCCTGATGAAGACCGGCCAGTACGACGCCGTCTCCGCCTCCGGCGACGCCTCGCTGCGCCTGATCGCCTCCGGTGACGCCGCTCCGGTCAACACCGACCTCGTTCCCAACTACAAGAACCTCTTCTCCGGCCTGAAGACGCAGAAGTGGAACTCCGTGGGCGGAGTCGCCTACGGCATCCCCCACGGCCGCGGCGCCAACCTGCTGATGTACCGCACCGACAAGGTGTCCCCGGCCCCCACCTCCTGGTCCGCCGTGTTCGACAAGTCCTCCGCGTACAAGGGCCACGTCACCGCATACGACTCGGCGATCTACATCGCCGATGCCGCCCTGTACCTGAGCAAGACCAAGCCCTCGCTGGGGATCAAGAACCCGTACGCGCTCGACCAGAAGCAGTTCGACGCGGCCGTCGCCCTGCTGAAGACGCAGAACGCCAACATCGGCGAGTACTGGAGCGACTACCTCAAGGAAATCTCCGCCTTCAAGAGCGGCGACTCGGTGGTCGGCACCAGCTGGCAGGTCATCGCCAACCTGGCCCAGGCCGAGAAGGCCAAGGTCAAGGCCATCCTGCCGAGCGAGGGCGCAACCGGCTGGTCCGACACCTGGATGATCTCCGCCAAGGCCAAGCACCCCAACTGCGCCTACCAGTGGATGAACTGGATCGTCTCCCCGAAGGTCAACGCCCAGGTCGCCGAGTGGTTCGGCGAGGCTCCCGCCAACTCCAAGTCCTGCGCCCTGACTTCTGACCAAAGCTTCTGCACCACCTACCACGCCGCCGACGAGACGTACTGGAAGCAGGTCCACTTCTGGACCACCCCGATCCAGCAGTGCCTCGACGGCCGCACAGACGTGAAGTGCGTCCCCTACGCCAAGTGGGTCCAGGCCTGGACCGAGATCAAGGGCTGA